One Eretmochelys imbricata isolate rEreImb1 chromosome 9, rEreImb1.hap1, whole genome shotgun sequence genomic window, ggttcagctttccttttcttttattaaagtgaattcagtgctggtgaaaggtaccAGATTGACAGCCCCAGAGACTGAAGGACTCTGTTGATCTACTGGGCAGGGCAGAAGGGCAAGCCTCCTACACACTGCCCTACTCATATATCTCTCTCTGACATCCAGAGTTAAGAAGGAAGGCCAGGCTCCATGACCCACCCAGTTCTTGGCCTCTACACTGAGCCTGCCAACAGGAGTATCACTTGTGGTAGAGGATTACCACCAATGGACAGACTGAAACCACCAACTCACCACTAAACACGTGGTGTTACCTGTCAGTCACCACCAACCTGAGCTAGAGTCACAGTGACACTTTACAAATTGTAAGGCTCTGCAAGCAGACCTTTACCACTCCCTCAGGGTATCCAGTCCCCCTGACCCTCAGCCTGGGATTTAACCTGCTTCATTCTCTTAGCCAAATCTACTTTGAAATACCAATTACTACAGTGAATTCCCCTTGCTGAAGACCCACTGATGTACCCAAGTGAGAGTGGGACTCCTTTCTGTCCACATCACCCTTTCACACCCTTTCCATGCCAGCGTGATCCTTAATCTATCCATGTCCTATTTCCACTGACCAGTGAGCTCCTAAAAACTGGATATTTGGGCTCATTTTCCTTTTTACCTTGAAATTATTGAGAGCTTTCTCTCTTGTTCTGCTAAGGGGAGGGGACTAAGGTGTTGCCATTGGTTGGTACATTGCAGTGGCCCATCTCCCTTTGCAGAGACTGGCCTATAGCACAACAGAATAGGAAACTGAGGGAAAGCCTGTGGGAGGTGCCACTTAGGAAAGCTGCAGAGAGAAAATGGGTTCTGTGGTCTGGTCCCCAGAGGCTTCTAGTGCTTGGACATGTCACCCTTTTGAAACCCACCACAGAAAAACAGCTCCTAAGGCATTTTGAGGTCACAGAGTCCTGAGCCAGGTCCCATGTTGAAAGCCCCCTGTTGATCACGAGTGCAATGTCAGCCTCTGAATCCCTCTGTCCTGGTCCTTTGCCAAAATGTGCAAAACCTGTCATGTGGGGCTTGGGCACAGAAGCACAATTCCTTTGTCTCAAGAACATGCTTCACACTCCCTTTGTGGGGCTTGGTGGCTGGCGGATTGTTCATCTGTTTGCTTTGTGCCCAAAGGGGGTGTGCAGCAGAGGGAGGTGAAGGAGAAGAAGAATAGCCAACTCTGCTCCCCAGGAATGTCATACCGGCTTATCCAGAGTCTTAGGGAAAGGTGTGCCACTGGAGGAGGAGATCTTCCTGCAGACTGTGTTGGTGTGGTTCTGGCAGCGGCAGCCAGGACGTTTCAGACTGTCATAGCCCCGCTGGCAAAGTTTGAGGCACCCCAGCGTAGGGAAGTAGCAGCAGAGGCAGGgcatgaggagagagaggaagctcATAGCAGCCCAGCGGGCGCAGCAGGACCCCgagctgcaggagcaggggtCATCGGCACAGGTGTCCTCATCGTCAGTGGAGCAGTGGTAGAAGAGACCCTTGACGCAGCACAGGCAAGTCCCATAGTCGAGGAGACTCTCTGGAGAGCAGAGGCAGCGCTGGTTGCAGACCCAGCAGGAGGGCAAGCTGCGGGTGGCTGTGCAGCGGGCGCACTTACAACGCCCACACTCCTCGCAGATGAAGAGGTGTCCAGAGTGCAGAGTGGCCTTCTCCACCACACCTTTCAGCGGTTCCTCGGGCTTCAGGTCACCCGCTCTGGGCTGTGTCCGGATGAGTGAGTGCCCAGAATGTGAGGGCGTGACCCCGCTCAGCAGCCGCTGGTCCGAGGCAGTGGTGCTGTGAGACACAGAGCTGGCAGTGCTGGAATGACTCAGGTGCTGCTGCAAGGCCGACATCTGGTGGTGATGGCTGTGGCTGCGGTGCAGGTCCTGGAAGGTGGAAGACACCAGGCAGTCCTGAGACCACTCTTGCTTGTGGGCCTGCTGTGAGAGGGATGGGTTGGACCGAGCTTGCTTGAAGGAGACGGCAGGTCTCTCCACATAGTCATTGCTGGCACGGATGGAGCGTATCTGGTCAATGGAGAGGACTTGTTGGAAGTCCTCAGCAGGCAGATCCATTGTCTTGTCACTGTTGAGTTCAGCCACTCTGGATGAGAGCAACAAGGGCTTGCAGCATCAGGGCACATCGGAAAATCCTAGGGAAGTGGAacagagcaggagagagaaaagacaCCTGAATTACAACCGTAACTCCAGCATTGAAACAAACCGGGAAGTAAAGGGTGATGGGAA contains:
- the SPRY3 gene encoding protein sprouty homolog 3, producing MDLPAEDFQQVLSIDQIRSIRASNDYVERPAVSFKQARSNPSLSQQAHKQEWSQDCLVSSTFQDLHRSHSHHHQMSALQQHLSHSSTASSVSHSTTASDQRLLSGVTPSHSGHSLIRTQPRAGDLKPEEPLKGVVEKATLHSGHLFICEECGRCKCARCTATRSLPSCWVCNQRCLCSPESLLDYGTCLCCVKGLFYHCSTDDEDTCADDPCSCSSGSCCARWAAMSFLSLLMPCLCCYFPTLGCLKLCQRGYDSLKRPGCRCQNHTNTVCRKISSSSGTPFPKTLDKPV